From Bombus vancouverensis nearcticus chromosome 15, iyBomVanc1_principal, whole genome shotgun sequence, the proteins below share one genomic window:
- the LOC117164351 gene encoding uncharacterized protein LOC117164351 isoform X4, with translation MVDNEKFTDHSGQKTERNIGRPCTSRVNEQKTFKAKHKVDESDLPVPPPDPWASLWRLQNTRNQAEVGQSRNVDEDEDIIAYLTDFGTLPFEGQTSECPSRNSAMSAMAISSLYAEDAFEQLDRLYAFAEEILELRDRNSKFFRRVRNLERLKVLRNANQKLENAFERDKDATINVCEEDTGFAESLLDAMLSNCRDSPLQKRNIRSSSSRQTRNKFDIDKQTSTDEISGSAPKVSKWTRVKAAFKWERAYTNDTEVIDPSMTTSTSSTTTASPSTPTTKYHRNPDVEVKESNNTATSSPVNEPCNIGTLFGGTSSPSSFNEGFYDCSQKSALNHLDYQSLKRKPNKKADYGNWHSKSLDDNILILDTLQVNETGLTNEIGQGKPLIRITSDNDHATLSSNKIDEKDTESTSKRSTPTLTITIPSHDEDNRYISSPESNSPLFFNTNTSAGNSPQPRKTYRDLSINKDFKRQRSYGGESAILPSKAQRSDSKWNKVRRAFLTNSTSSISSNFINVVSRQMLFQDGLEASIGCSHNDSVENVEKATPSNAQVGTRRDYRALREKLGTEFHQKLIEWERLKNLPPRVATKEVREISPSLPSPRESLLSEERLAPEFRKKLQDWKRAKKVRRGSAPFEQQRIKRRRLTDWQLWRSPSKTEHRNREIATPQVNSECGDIANDGKSQLCDDFPRKIENSKRTNETGNNDSQYSIRSKSHQHRIASGIDETEFFVLERLLSFFNNNTIKERRGCDAQQLEECFDADSRSYADGTQSLNDSNEVFVRTSVGSYRFEGISREFTRKLYDWERYRGISPTSSTFRLLGPGYIPSLRRSTIETSTNSATSNYLEARSNEPVLLKGGCLKRSKSVGAMIEKTDQTAFFVRRSNSLQSLDHLTNRLKDLDRVDILPDTIDSRRTEDVAEDIMDDSEPEAMIVDIEDVIEETASPLERVQPHQTPVYSVAASETTSIAVPLGTVTSSHEPSPVFLIEIEENSDHNLWKSNKWNQRKSFSSEDSLSLEQSEMTKSWNNEKICPNNEESEHWFSTSSTSKKQMSGIKEELDKDSVKSSSSICSTDEDTESNVIKEEKKIEDQSRVNFEREDVPVISSVDEEAIGRDVEKRVSDAQSKVSTCRYNQELSSEKEHEQRSDNQAVGKDESGNSGKDGAETTNKPNNEYEEIILATSDPSRCSLTNMQSMANCKKETTLSLPKTPNACELDEVKPTTREVDLFYANRRDDSLKKIEENYGIVEEELDIGHDTSETKLHLNNYKSTKSFVEYSNREKQDCSIDATTNARSVERKKWREYRNIENVSTSSQSSSTNSCTRECRREPTIETTAYTVAPSREERCFERIIINEETLNKIVVPTASTGCVEKTKSSKTPVERATIENSESSRRSSSDHYVPTNQEANVKKQVSSSPTRNVFIRTKRIIFSPFRRSEEHSAKKEDTSENDQVFTRKSKSKSRSGSPKVTRQDALLRMSLSLPWPLRPSSKDREAKETKVEGNGKEERASIEKATFERCKSVESSRKSSISESNVFPRETKRDRASSSELPGRNGESKQAAVQKSQRADVSVQAKPGEQQNQASFGISLPSLKTQVDEKIKDASSSKFDPQSSDLIHKLTILSNVVARRDGRTNTISEDTSLESHSLRVRRAKEDFLSRRGGPLCHSVLESPSIKHQVSSRTFPHHYEQISENQEKLTNESVSDVNHTLNSLSNEASDNRGAQEEATNEKKVEQFINEYNANELSNSPVSRPDRVKSASAGMINVDPDTFVRLTEASRGCESLPRSISKQQQPLGSFAKIVNKFKFTRLIRGKDIQEENMSTISKLCRQSLLIDVRNDFDKCWESSDREKTSKQESVGRSKKNE, from the exons ATGGTGGATAATGAGAAGTTTACTGATCACAGTGGTCAAAAGACCGAAAGAAATATCGGTCGACCATGCACGAGCCGCGTTAACGAACAAAAGACATTCAAAGCCAAACACAAAGTGGATGAGAGTGATTTACCTGTACCTCCACCGGATCCATGGGCGAGCCTATGGCGTCtgcaaaatacacgaaatcagGCGGAAGTAGGACAGAGTCGAAACGTCGATGAAGACGAAGACATAATCGCCTACTTGACGGATTTCGGGACGTTGCCGTTCGAAGGTCAAACCTCGGAGTGTCCTTCGAGAAATTCTGCTATGTCTGCAATGGCTATTTCAAGTCTTTACGCGGAAGACGCCTTCGAGCAGTTGGATCGTCTGTATGCTTTCGCCGAGGAAATTCTCGAGCTCAGGGATCGCAATTCCAAATTTTTTAGACGCGTCAGGAATTTAGAGCGGCTGAAAGTACTGCGTAATGCCAATCAGAAGTTGGAAAATGCTTTCGAGCGAGACAAGGACGCGACGATCAACGTTTGCGAGGAGGATACTGGATTCGCAGAATCCTTGTTAGACGCTATGTTATCGAATTGCAGAGATTCGCCACTTCAAAAGCGGAATATTCGATCGTCCTCGTCGAGACAAACGAGAAATAAATTCGACATCGACAAGCAAACGTCGACAGATGAAATTTCTGGGAGCGCACCGAAAGTTTCAAAGTGGACCAGGGTTAAAGCTGCTTTCAAGTGGGAAAGGGCTTATACGAACGATACGGAAGTAATAGATCCATCGATGACAACGAGTACGTCATCGACGACCACCGCCTCTCCCTCCACTCCAACGACTAAATATCACAGAAATCCAGATGTTGAAGTTAAGGAATCGAACAATACGGCCACTTCGTCACCCGTTAACGAACCTTGTAACATAGGCACGCTCTTTGGTGGAACTTCATCTCCATCTTCGTTCAACGAAGGATTTTATGATT GTTCGCAGAAAAGTGCTTTAAATCATTTAGATTACCAGTCCTTAAAGAGAAAACCTAATAAAAAGGCAGATTATGGAAATTGGCATAGCAAATCTCTCGATGATAATATCCTTATACTGGACACTTTGCAAGTTAATGAAACGGGTCTAACAAATGAg ATCGGACAAGGAAAACCATTAATTCGGATTACATCGGATAACGATCACGCGACGTTATCGTCGAATAAAATAGACGAAAAAGATACGGAATCGACATCAAAGAGATCAACGCCAACTTTAACTATTACGATACCTTCACACGATGAGGACAACAGATACATATCTTCCCCGGAATCAAACTCACCACTCTTTTTTAATACAAACACCTCTGCCGGAAATTCTCCACAGCCCAGGAAGACATACCGAGACCTGTCTATAAACAAGGATTTTAAACGGCAG agaTCATATGGTGGAGAATCAGCGATTCTTCCGTCAAAAGCACAGAGATCAGACTCCAAATGGAACAAAGTCAGACGAGCGTTTCTAACGAATTCAACTTCGAGCATCTCATCGAATTTCATCAACGTCGTTTCCAGACAGATGCTTTTTCAAGAcg GACTGGAAGCATCAATCGGCTGTAGTCATAACGACAGCGTGGAAAATGTCGAGAAGGCAACACCGTCGAACGCGCAAGTGGGCACACGACGAGATTACCGAGCTCTTAGGGAAAAACTGGGAACCGAATTCCACCAAAAACTGATCGAATGGGAACGTTTAAAAAATCTTCCACCTCGCGTTGCCACGAAAGAAGTTCGTGAAATTTCGCCCAGTTTGCCAAGTCCCCGTGAAAGTTTATTATCTGAAGAAAGATTAGCTCCTGAATTTAGGAAGAAGCTGCAGGACTGGAAACGCGCAAAGAAAGTACGACGAGGAAGTGCTCCTTTCGAACAACAGAGGATCAAACGACGTCGTTTGACCGACTGGCAACTTTGGAGATCTCCTTCGAAAACTGAGCACAGAAATAGAGAGATCGCAACCCCGCAAGTTAACAGTGAATGTGGAGACATCGCTAACGACGGGAAGTCTCAGCTCTGCGATGATTTTCcacgaaaaatagaaaattcgaaGAGAACGAACGAGACTGGCAATAATGATTCCCAATACTCGATACGATCGAAATCGCATCAACATAGAATCGCGTCTGGGATAGATGAAACCGAATTTTTCGTTCTAGAAAGGTTActatcattttttaataataatacgatTAAAGAGAGACGGGGGTGTGACGCTCAACAGTTGGAAGAGTGTTTTGATGCAGATTCAAG atcATATGCCGATGGAACACAGAGTCTAAACGATAGCAACGAAGTTTTCGTACGAACGTCTGTCGGATCCTACCGATTCGAAGGTATTTCACGAGAATTCACAAGAAAACTATACGATTGGGAACGGTATCGTGGAATATCGCCCACATCCTCGACCTTCCGCCTCCTAGGACCCGGTTATATACCTTCTCTGAGACGATCGACTATCGAAACATCAACGAATTCAGCCACAA GTAATTATTTAGAAGCTAGAAGCAACGAACCGGTATTGTTGAAAGGCGGCTGTTTGAAGAGATCGAAATCTGTCGGCGCCATGATCGAGAAAACTGATCAAACTGCATTTTTTGTACGtcgttcgaacagcttacagtCATTGGATCATCTCACGAATAGATTGAAAGATTTGGATCGCGTCGATATCTTGCCAGATACTA TCGATTCTCGGAGAACAGAGGACGTAGCCGAAGATATAATGGATGACTCCGAACCGGAGGCGATGATCGTAGACATCGAAGACGTTATCGAAGAAACTGCAAGTCCCCTGGAGAGGGTGCAACCTCATCAAACACCGGTATACTCGGTTGCAGCGAGCGAAACCACTAGTATCGCCGTACCACTCGGTACAGTCACTTCCAGTCACGAACCATCCCCGGTATTTTTGATCGAGATCGAGGAAAATTCTGATCACAATCTTTGGAAATCTAACAAGTGGAATCAAAGGAAAAGTTTCTCGAGCGAAGACAGTCTGAGTCTGGAACAATCTGAAATGACGAAATCTTGGAATAATGAAAAAATCTGCCCGAACAATGAAGAGTCAGAGCATTGGTTCTCCACAAGTTCAACGAGTAAAAAGCAGATGTCTGGTATTAAAGAAGAGTTGGACAAAGATTCTGTCAAATCAAGTAGTTCGATTTGTTCGACAGATGAGGATACAGAATCTAacgttataaaagaagaaaagaaaatagaagatCAAAGTCGCGTTAATTTCGAAAG aGAAGATGTTCCTGTAATATCATCCGTCGATGAAGAAGCAATTGGAAGAGACGTGGAGAAGCGTGTATCTGATG CGCAATCAAAAGTATCGACCTGTCGGTACAACCAGGAGTTATCGAGCGAAAAGGAGCACGAGCAACGATCTGATAACCAAGCGGTAGGAAAGGATGAGAGCGGCAATAGTGGAAAAGACGGTGCTGAAACAACGAATAAGCCCAACAACGAATACGAGGAAATAATCCTGGCAACCAGCGATCCTTCTCGTTGCTCTTTAACGAATATGCAGTCAATGGCGAATTGTAAAAAAGAAACGACCTTAAGTTTACCAAAAACACCGAACGCTTGTGAATTAG ATGAAGTCAAGCCTACCACGCGTGAAGTAGATCTTTTTTACGCCAATCGGAGGGACGACAGTTTAaagaaaatcgaagaaaattatGGTATAGTCGAGGAAGAATTAGATATCGGTCATGATACATCAGAAACGAAATTACACTTAAACAACTATAAATCCACCAAATCATTCGTCGAGTATTCAAACCGTGAGAAACAAGATTGTTCGATAGACGCTACAACGAACGCACGGTCGGTCGAGAGAAAAAAATGGCGAGAGTATCGTAATATCGAAAATGTTTCGACGTCTTCACAGTCATCGAGTACAAATTCTTGTACACGCGAATGTCGTCGCGAACCGACCATCGAAACAACTGCTTACACGGTCGCGCCAAGCCGCGAGGAACGTTGTTTCGAGAGAATCATCATCAATGAGGAAACTTTGAACAAGATAGTCGTGCCCACAGCTAGTACAGGCTGCGTGGAAAAAACAAAATCCTCGAAAACACCGGTGGAACGTGCTACAATTGAGAATTCCGAGAGCAGTCGTCGATCAAGCAGCGATCATTACGTTCCGACTAATCAAGAAGCGAATGTTAAAAAGCAAGTTTCCAGCTCACCGACACGAAACGTTTTCATTAGGACGAAACGTATAATATTCTCTCCGTTTCGACGTTCGGAAGAGCATTCGGCTAAAAAGGAGGACACTTCCGAGAACGATCAGGTATTTACAAGGAAAAGCAAAAGCAAATCCAGATCAGGATCCCCTAAAGTAACTCGTCAAGATGCACTTTTGAGGATGTCCCTTTCGTTGCCTTGGCCTCTTCGCCCATCCTCGAAGGATCGCGAAGCCAAGGAAACGAAGGTCGAAGGAAATGGCAAGGAGGAACGGGCATCTATCGAGAAAGCAACCTTCGAACGATGCAAATCCGTGGAGAGCTCGAGAAAATCGTCGATCAGCGAAAGCAACGTGTTTCCAAGAGAAACGAAGCGAGATAGAGCTTCGTCGAGCGAATTGCCAGGAAGAAATGGCGAGTCTAAACAAGCCGCCGTACAGAAGAGTCAACGAGCAGACGTCTCGGTGCAAGCAAAGCCAGGCGAACAGCAAAATCAAGCCTCTTTCGGAATTAGCTTGCCCAGTTTGAAGACCCAGGTTGACGAGAAGATCAAAGATGCGTCTTCCTCGAAATTCGATCCGCAGTCTTCCGATCTTATTCATAAATTGACGATTCTGTCCAACGTGGTAGCGAGAAGAGACGGTCGAACGAACACGATTTCCGAAGATACGTCTCTGGAATCGCACTCGTTAAGGGTACGTCGTGCGAAGGAAGATTTCTTGTCGCGTCGCGGTGGTCCGCTTTGTCATTCCGTGCTAGAATCTccatcgatcaaacatcaagtTTCTTCGAGAACGTTTCCTCATCATTACGAACAGATCTCGGAAAATCAAGAGAAGCTGACGAACGAAAGTGTATCGGATGTAAATCATACGCTGAACTCATTGTCGAACGAGGCATCAGACAATCGTGGTGCACAAGAGGAAGCAACGAATGAGAAAAAGGTTGAACAATTTATAAACGAATACAATGCGAATGAGTTGTCGAACAGTCCAGTTTCTCGTCCTGATCGTGTAAAATCTGCCAGTGCCGGAATGATAAACGTTGATCCGGATACTTTCGTGCGTCTCACGGAAGCTAGTCGTGGATGTGAGTCTCTTCCAAGGTCGATCTCGAAGCAGCAACAGCCCTTAGGATCGTTTGCAAAAATTGttaacaaatttaaatttacaCGATTGATACGTGGCAAGGATATACAGGAGGAGAATATGAGCACTATTTCGAAATTGTGCAGACAAAGTTTGTTAATCGACGTTCGAAACGATTTTGATAAGTGCTGGGAATCCAGCGATCGTGAGAAGACTTCCAAACAGGAAAGTGTAGGGAGAAGTAAGAAAAATGAATAA
- the LOC117164351 gene encoding uncharacterized protein LOC117164351 isoform X5, with translation MVDNEKFTDHSGQKTERNIGRPCTSRVNEQKTFKAKHKVDESDLPVPPPDPWASLWRLQNTRNQAEVGQSRNVDEDEDIIAYLTDFGTLPFEGQTSECPSRNSAMSAMAISSLYAEDAFEQLDRLYAFAEEILELRDRNSKFFRRVRNLERLKVLRNANQKLENAFERDKDATINVCEEDTGFAESLLDAMLSNCRDSPLQKRNIRSSSSRQTRNKFDIDKQTSTDEISGSAPKVSKWTRVKAAFKWERAYTNDTEVIDPSMTTSTSSTTTASPSTPTTKYHRNPDVEVKESNNTATSSPVNEPCNIGTLFGGTSSPSSFNEGFYDCSQKSALNHLDYQSLKRKPNKKADYGNWHSKSLDDNILILDTLQVNETGLTNEIGQGKPLIRITSDNDHATLSSNKIDEKDTESTSKRSTPTLTITIPSHDEDNRYISSPESNSPLFFNTNTSAGNSPQPRKTYRDLSINKDFKRQRSYGGESAILPSKAQRSDSKWNKVRRAFLTNSTSSISSNFINVVSRQMLFQDGLEASIGCSHNDSVENVEKATPSNAQVGTRRDYRALREKLGTEFHQKLIEWERLKNLPPRVATKEVREISPSLPSPRESLLSEERLAPEFRKKLQDWKRAKKVRRGSAPFEQQRIKRRRLTDWQLWRSPSKTEHRNREIATPQVNSECGDIANDGKSQLCDDFPRKIENSKRTNETGNNDSQYSIRSKSHQHRIASGIDETEFFVLERLLSFFNNNTIKERRGCDAQQLEECFDADSRSYADGTQSLNDSNEVFVRTSVGSYRFEGISREFTRKLYDWERYRGISPTSSTFRLLGPGYIPSLRRSTIETSTNSATSNYLEARSNEPVLLKGGCLKRSKSVGAMIEKTDQTAFFVRRSNSLQSLDHLTNRLKDLDRVDILPDTIDSRRTEDVAEDIMDDSEPEAMIVDIEDVIEETASPLERVQPHQTPVYSVAASETTSIAVPLGTVTSSHEPSPVFLIEIEENSDHNLWKSNKWNQRKSFSSEDSLSLEQSEMTKSWNNEKICPNNEESEHWFSTSSTSKKQMSGIKEELDKDSVKSSSSICSTDEDTESNVIKEEKKIEDQSRVNFERDVPVISSVDEEAIGRDVEKRVSDAQSKVSTCRYNQELSSEKEHEQRSDNQAVGKDESGNSGKDGAETTNKPNNEYEEIILATSDPSRCSLTNMQSMANCKKETTLSLPKTPNACELDEVKPTTREVDLFYANRRDDSLKKIEENYGIVEEELDIGHDTSETKLHLNNYKSTKSFVEYSNREKQDCSIDATTNARSVERKKWREYRNIENVSTSSQSSSTNSCTRECRREPTIETTAYTVAPSREERCFERIIINEETLNKIVVPTASTGCVEKTKSSKTPVERATIENSESSRRSSSDHYVPTNQEANVKKQVSSSPTRNVFIRTKRIIFSPFRRSEEHSAKKEDTSENDQVFTRKSKSKSRSGSPKVTRQDALLRMSLSLPWPLRPSSKDREAKETKVEGNGKEERASIEKATFERCKSVESSRKSSISESNVFPRETKRDRASSSELPGRNGESKQAAVQKSQRADVSVQAKPGEQQNQASFGISLPSLKTQVDEKIKDASSSKFDPQSSDLIHKLTILSNVVARRDGRTNTISEDTSLESHSLRVRRAKEDFLSRRGGPLCHSVLESPSIKHQVSSRTFPHHYEQISENQEKLTNESVSDVNHTLNSLSNEASDNRGAQEEATNEKKVEQFINEYNANELSNSPVSRPDRVKSASAGMINVDPDTFVRLTEASRGCESLPRSISKQQQPLGSFAKIVNKFKFTRLIRGKDIQEENMSTISKLCRQSLLIDVRNDFDKCWESSDREKTSKQESVGRSKKNE, from the exons ATGGTGGATAATGAGAAGTTTACTGATCACAGTGGTCAAAAGACCGAAAGAAATATCGGTCGACCATGCACGAGCCGCGTTAACGAACAAAAGACATTCAAAGCCAAACACAAAGTGGATGAGAGTGATTTACCTGTACCTCCACCGGATCCATGGGCGAGCCTATGGCGTCtgcaaaatacacgaaatcagGCGGAAGTAGGACAGAGTCGAAACGTCGATGAAGACGAAGACATAATCGCCTACTTGACGGATTTCGGGACGTTGCCGTTCGAAGGTCAAACCTCGGAGTGTCCTTCGAGAAATTCTGCTATGTCTGCAATGGCTATTTCAAGTCTTTACGCGGAAGACGCCTTCGAGCAGTTGGATCGTCTGTATGCTTTCGCCGAGGAAATTCTCGAGCTCAGGGATCGCAATTCCAAATTTTTTAGACGCGTCAGGAATTTAGAGCGGCTGAAAGTACTGCGTAATGCCAATCAGAAGTTGGAAAATGCTTTCGAGCGAGACAAGGACGCGACGATCAACGTTTGCGAGGAGGATACTGGATTCGCAGAATCCTTGTTAGACGCTATGTTATCGAATTGCAGAGATTCGCCACTTCAAAAGCGGAATATTCGATCGTCCTCGTCGAGACAAACGAGAAATAAATTCGACATCGACAAGCAAACGTCGACAGATGAAATTTCTGGGAGCGCACCGAAAGTTTCAAAGTGGACCAGGGTTAAAGCTGCTTTCAAGTGGGAAAGGGCTTATACGAACGATACGGAAGTAATAGATCCATCGATGACAACGAGTACGTCATCGACGACCACCGCCTCTCCCTCCACTCCAACGACTAAATATCACAGAAATCCAGATGTTGAAGTTAAGGAATCGAACAATACGGCCACTTCGTCACCCGTTAACGAACCTTGTAACATAGGCACGCTCTTTGGTGGAACTTCATCTCCATCTTCGTTCAACGAAGGATTTTATGATT GTTCGCAGAAAAGTGCTTTAAATCATTTAGATTACCAGTCCTTAAAGAGAAAACCTAATAAAAAGGCAGATTATGGAAATTGGCATAGCAAATCTCTCGATGATAATATCCTTATACTGGACACTTTGCAAGTTAATGAAACGGGTCTAACAAATGAg ATCGGACAAGGAAAACCATTAATTCGGATTACATCGGATAACGATCACGCGACGTTATCGTCGAATAAAATAGACGAAAAAGATACGGAATCGACATCAAAGAGATCAACGCCAACTTTAACTATTACGATACCTTCACACGATGAGGACAACAGATACATATCTTCCCCGGAATCAAACTCACCACTCTTTTTTAATACAAACACCTCTGCCGGAAATTCTCCACAGCCCAGGAAGACATACCGAGACCTGTCTATAAACAAGGATTTTAAACGGCAG agaTCATATGGTGGAGAATCAGCGATTCTTCCGTCAAAAGCACAGAGATCAGACTCCAAATGGAACAAAGTCAGACGAGCGTTTCTAACGAATTCAACTTCGAGCATCTCATCGAATTTCATCAACGTCGTTTCCAGACAGATGCTTTTTCAAGAcg GACTGGAAGCATCAATCGGCTGTAGTCATAACGACAGCGTGGAAAATGTCGAGAAGGCAACACCGTCGAACGCGCAAGTGGGCACACGACGAGATTACCGAGCTCTTAGGGAAAAACTGGGAACCGAATTCCACCAAAAACTGATCGAATGGGAACGTTTAAAAAATCTTCCACCTCGCGTTGCCACGAAAGAAGTTCGTGAAATTTCGCCCAGTTTGCCAAGTCCCCGTGAAAGTTTATTATCTGAAGAAAGATTAGCTCCTGAATTTAGGAAGAAGCTGCAGGACTGGAAACGCGCAAAGAAAGTACGACGAGGAAGTGCTCCTTTCGAACAACAGAGGATCAAACGACGTCGTTTGACCGACTGGCAACTTTGGAGATCTCCTTCGAAAACTGAGCACAGAAATAGAGAGATCGCAACCCCGCAAGTTAACAGTGAATGTGGAGACATCGCTAACGACGGGAAGTCTCAGCTCTGCGATGATTTTCcacgaaaaatagaaaattcgaaGAGAACGAACGAGACTGGCAATAATGATTCCCAATACTCGATACGATCGAAATCGCATCAACATAGAATCGCGTCTGGGATAGATGAAACCGAATTTTTCGTTCTAGAAAGGTTActatcattttttaataataatacgatTAAAGAGAGACGGGGGTGTGACGCTCAACAGTTGGAAGAGTGTTTTGATGCAGATTCAAG atcATATGCCGATGGAACACAGAGTCTAAACGATAGCAACGAAGTTTTCGTACGAACGTCTGTCGGATCCTACCGATTCGAAGGTATTTCACGAGAATTCACAAGAAAACTATACGATTGGGAACGGTATCGTGGAATATCGCCCACATCCTCGACCTTCCGCCTCCTAGGACCCGGTTATATACCTTCTCTGAGACGATCGACTATCGAAACATCAACGAATTCAGCCACAA GTAATTATTTAGAAGCTAGAAGCAACGAACCGGTATTGTTGAAAGGCGGCTGTTTGAAGAGATCGAAATCTGTCGGCGCCATGATCGAGAAAACTGATCAAACTGCATTTTTTGTACGtcgttcgaacagcttacagtCATTGGATCATCTCACGAATAGATTGAAAGATTTGGATCGCGTCGATATCTTGCCAGATACTA TCGATTCTCGGAGAACAGAGGACGTAGCCGAAGATATAATGGATGACTCCGAACCGGAGGCGATGATCGTAGACATCGAAGACGTTATCGAAGAAACTGCAAGTCCCCTGGAGAGGGTGCAACCTCATCAAACACCGGTATACTCGGTTGCAGCGAGCGAAACCACTAGTATCGCCGTACCACTCGGTACAGTCACTTCCAGTCACGAACCATCCCCGGTATTTTTGATCGAGATCGAGGAAAATTCTGATCACAATCTTTGGAAATCTAACAAGTGGAATCAAAGGAAAAGTTTCTCGAGCGAAGACAGTCTGAGTCTGGAACAATCTGAAATGACGAAATCTTGGAATAATGAAAAAATCTGCCCGAACAATGAAGAGTCAGAGCATTGGTTCTCCACAAGTTCAACGAGTAAAAAGCAGATGTCTGGTATTAAAGAAGAGTTGGACAAAGATTCTGTCAAATCAAGTAGTTCGATTTGTTCGACAGATGAGGATACAGAATCTAacgttataaaagaagaaaagaaaatagaagatCAAAGTCGCGTTAATTTCGAAAG AGATGTTCCTGTAATATCATCCGTCGATGAAGAAGCAATTGGAAGAGACGTGGAGAAGCGTGTATCTGATG CGCAATCAAAAGTATCGACCTGTCGGTACAACCAGGAGTTATCGAGCGAAAAGGAGCACGAGCAACGATCTGATAACCAAGCGGTAGGAAAGGATGAGAGCGGCAATAGTGGAAAAGACGGTGCTGAAACAACGAATAAGCCCAACAACGAATACGAGGAAATAATCCTGGCAACCAGCGATCCTTCTCGTTGCTCTTTAACGAATATGCAGTCAATGGCGAATTGTAAAAAAGAAACGACCTTAAGTTTACCAAAAACACCGAACGCTTGTGAATTAG ATGAAGTCAAGCCTACCACGCGTGAAGTAGATCTTTTTTACGCCAATCGGAGGGACGACAGTTTAaagaaaatcgaagaaaattatGGTATAGTCGAGGAAGAATTAGATATCGGTCATGATACATCAGAAACGAAATTACACTTAAACAACTATAAATCCACCAAATCATTCGTCGAGTATTCAAACCGTGAGAAACAAGATTGTTCGATAGACGCTACAACGAACGCACGGTCGGTCGAGAGAAAAAAATGGCGAGAGTATCGTAATATCGAAAATGTTTCGACGTCTTCACAGTCATCGAGTACAAATTCTTGTACACGCGAATGTCGTCGCGAACCGACCATCGAAACAACTGCTTACACGGTCGCGCCAAGCCGCGAGGAACGTTGTTTCGAGAGAATCATCATCAATGAGGAAACTTTGAACAAGATAGTCGTGCCCACAGCTAGTACAGGCTGCGTGGAAAAAACAAAATCCTCGAAAACACCGGTGGAACGTGCTACAATTGAGAATTCCGAGAGCAGTCGTCGATCAAGCAGCGATCATTACGTTCCGACTAATCAAGAAGCGAATGTTAAAAAGCAAGTTTCCAGCTCACCGACACGAAACGTTTTCATTAGGACGAAACGTATAATATTCTCTCCGTTTCGACGTTCGGAAGAGCATTCGGCTAAAAAGGAGGACACTTCCGAGAACGATCAGGTATTTACAAGGAAAAGCAAAAGCAAATCCAGATCAGGATCCCCTAAAGTAACTCGTCAAGATGCACTTTTGAGGATGTCCCTTTCGTTGCCTTGGCCTCTTCGCCCATCCTCGAAGGATCGCGAAGCCAAGGAAACGAAGGTCGAAGGAAATGGCAAGGAGGAACGGGCATCTATCGAGAAAGCAACCTTCGAACGATGCAAATCCGTGGAGAGCTCGAGAAAATCGTCGATCAGCGAAAGCAACGTGTTTCCAAGAGAAACGAAGCGAGATAGAGCTTCGTCGAGCGAATTGCCAGGAAGAAATGGCGAGTCTAAACAAGCCGCCGTACAGAAGAGTCAACGAGCAGACGTCTCGGTGCAAGCAAAGCCAGGCGAACAGCAAAATCAAGCCTCTTTCGGAATTAGCTTGCCCAGTTTGAAGACCCAGGTTGACGAGAAGATCAAAGATGCGTCTTCCTCGAAATTCGATCCGCAGTCTTCCGATCTTATTCATAAATTGACGATTCTGTCCAACGTGGTAGCGAGAAGAGACGGTCGAACGAACACGATTTCCGAAGATACGTCTCTGGAATCGCACTCGTTAAGGGTACGTCGTGCGAAGGAAGATTTCTTGTCGCGTCGCGGTGGTCCGCTTTGTCATTCCGTGCTAGAATCTccatcgatcaaacatcaagtTTCTTCGAGAACGTTTCCTCATCATTACGAACAGATCTCGGAAAATCAAGAGAAGCTGACGAACGAAAGTGTATCGGATGTAAATCATACGCTGAACTCATTGTCGAACGAGGCATCAGACAATCGTGGTGCACAAGAGGAAGCAACGAATGAGAAAAAGGTTGAACAATTTATAAACGAATACAATGCGAATGAGTTGTCGAACAGTCCAGTTTCTCGTCCTGATCGTGTAAAATCTGCCAGTGCCGGAATGATAAACGTTGATCCGGATACTTTCGTGCGTCTCACGGAAGCTAGTCGTGGATGTGAGTCTCTTCCAAGGTCGATCTCGAAGCAGCAACAGCCCTTAGGATCGTTTGCAAAAATTGttaacaaatttaaatttacaCGATTGATACGTGGCAAGGATATACAGGAGGAGAATATGAGCACTATTTCGAAATTGTGCAGACAAAGTTTGTTAATCGACGTTCGAAACGATTTTGATAAGTGCTGGGAATCCAGCGATCGTGAGAAGACTTCCAAACAGGAAAGTGTAGGGAGAAGTAAGAAAAATGAATAA